One Setaria viridis chromosome 5, Setaria_viridis_v4.0, whole genome shotgun sequence genomic region harbors:
- the LOC117858522 gene encoding isoflavone reductase homolog IRL: MASEKSKILVVGATGYLGRHVVAASARLGHPTFALVRDTAPSNPAKAALLKSFQDAGVTLLKGDLYDHASLVSAVKSADVVISTVGSQQIADQTRLIDAIKEAGNVKRFFPSEFGLDVDRTGVVEPAKTILSGKAAIRRATEAAGIPYTYAVAGYFAGYALPTIGQLLSPAAPTDKAIVLGDGNAKAVFVEEGDIGTYTVLAAGDPRAENRTLYVRPPANTLSHNELLSLWEKKTGKAFERVYIPEEAVLKQIQESAMPLNIILAIGHASYVMGEQAGFEIDPAKGVDASELYPDVKYTTVDEYLDRFL, translated from the exons atggcgtcggagaagagcAAGATCCTGGTGGTCGGCGCCACCGGGTACCTGGGCAGGCACGTcgtggcggcgagcgcgcggctgGGCCACCCGACCTTCGCGCTCGTCAGGGACACGGCGCCGTCCAATCCGGCCAAGGCGGCGCTGCTCAAGAGCTTCCAGGACGCCGGCGTGACGCTCCTCAAGGGCGACCTCTACGACCACGCCAGCCTGGTGAGCGCCGTCAAGTCCGCCGACGTGGTCATCTCCACCGTCGGGTCGCAGCAGATCGCCGACCAGACCAGGCTCATCGACGCCATCAAGGAGGCCGGCAACGTCAAG AGGTTCTTCCCATCGGAGTTCGGCCTGGACGTGGACCGGACGGGCGTCGTGGAACCGGCCAAGACCATCCTGTCCGGCAAGGCGGCGATCCGCCGCGCCACCGAGGCCGCGGGGATCCCCTACACCTACGCCGTGGCCGGGTACTTCGCGGGGTACGCGCTCCCGACCATCGGGCAGCTCCTCTCCCCGGCGGCGCCTACGGACAAGGCGATCGTCCTCGGCGACGGCAACGCCAAGGCCGTGTTCGTGGAGGAAGGCGACATCGGGACGTACACGGtgctggccgccggcgacccGCGCGCCGAGAACCGGACGCTGTACGTCAGGCCGCCGGCCAACACGCTGTCGCACAACGAGCTCCTGTCGCTGTGGGAGAAGAAGACCGGCAAGGCGTTCGAGCGGGTGTACATCCCCGAGGAAGCCGTGCTCAAGCAGATCCAAG AGTCGGCGATGCCGCTGAACATCATCCTGGCGATCGGGCACGCGTCGTACGTGATGGGGGAGCAGGCCGGCTTCGAGATCGACCCGGCGAAGGGGGTGGACGCGAGCGAGCTGTACCCGGACGTCAAGTACACCACCGTCGACGAGTACCTCGACAGGTTCCTCTGA
- the LOC117856149 gene encoding isoflavone reductase homolog IRL-like, with protein MIFQKKRDFRYLRLAVVYPNTPEDPAEFGLDVARTGVVDVEPHKSLLSGKAAVRRATEAVGIPYTYAVAGYLAALALPSIGIGQGEDKAVILGDGDTRVPFVDEGDIATNTVLAAGNPRAENKTLHIRPPANTLSRDELLSLWEKKTGKALQREYIPVDAVLKQTQEAEEAAMPLNMILAIGHAAYVKGEEEAGFEIDPAKGVDASELYPDVKYTTVDEYLNRFL; from the exons ATGATCTTCCAGAAGAAGAGAGACTTCCGATATTTGAGATTAGCC gtggtgtatccaaacacccctgaggACCCGGCGGAGTTCGGCCTGGACGTGGCGCGGACGGGCGTCGTGGACGTGGAGCCGCACAAGTCCCTCTTGTCCGGCAaggccgccgtccgccgcgccACCGAGGCCGTGGGCATCCCCTACACCTACGCCGTCGCCGGGTACTTGGCAGCCCTCGCGCTCCCCTCCATCGGGATCGGGCAGGGAGAGGACAAGGCCGTcatcctcggcgacggcgacaccAGAGTGCCGTTCGTGGACGAGGGGGACATCGCGACGAACACGGTGCTGGCCGCCGGCAACCCGCGCGCCGAGAACAAGACGCTGCACATCAGGCCGCCGGCCAACACGCTGTCGCGCGACGAGCTTCTGTCGCTGTGGGAGAAGAAGACCGGCAAGGCGTTGCAGCGGGAGTACATCCCCGTGGACGCCGTGCTCAAGCAGACCCAAGAAG CTGAAGAGGCGGCGATGCCGCTGAACATGATCTTGGCGATCGGGCACGCGGCGTACGtgaagggggaggaggaggccggcttCGAGATCGACCCGGCCAAGGGGGTGGACGCAAGCGAGCTGTACCCGGACGTTAAGTACACCACCGTCGACGAGTACCTCAACAGGTTCCTCTGA
- the LOC117858521 gene encoding isoflavone reductase homolog IRL, which produces MASEKSKILVVGATGYLGRHVVAASARLGHPTLALVRDTAPSDPAKAALIKSFQDAGVTLLKGDLYDQASLVSAVKAADVVISTLGSMQIADQTRLIDAIKEAGNVKRFFPSEFGLDVDRTGIVEPGKTILSGKVAIRRATEASGIPYTFAVAGYFAGYALPSVGQLLAQGPPADKVLILGDGNAKAVFVEEGDIGTYTVLAADDPRAENKTLYIKPPANTLSHNELVDLWEKKTGKTFERVYIPEEAVLKQIQESPMPLNIILAIGHAAYVRGEQAGFEIDPAKGVDASELYPDVKYTTVDEYLNRFL; this is translated from the exons atggcgtcggagaagagcAAGATCCTGGTGGTCGGCGCCACCGGGTACCTGGGCCGGCACGTCGtcgcggcgagcgcgcggctgGGCCACCCGACCCTCGCGCTCGTCAGGGACACGGCGCCGTCCGACCCGGCCAAGGCGGCGCTGATCAAGAGCTTCCAGGACGCCGGCGTGACGCTCCTCAAGGGCGACCTCTACGACCAGGCCAGCCTGGTGAGCGCCGTCAAGGCCGCCGACGTGGTCATCTCCACGCTGGGGTCGATGCAGATCGCCGACCAGACCAGGCTCATCGACGCCATCAAGGAGGCCGGCAATGTCAAg AGGTTCTTCCCGTCGGAGTTCGGGCTGGACGTGGACAGAACGGGCATCGTGGAGCCGGGCAAGACCATCCTGTCCGGCAAGGTGGCGATCCGGCGCGCCACCGAGGCGTCCGGCATCCCCTACACCTTCGCCGTGGCCGGGTACTTCGCGGGATACGCGCTGCCCAGCGTCGGGCAGCTGCTCGCCCAGGGACCCCCCGCCGACAAGGTGCTCATCCTCGGCGACGGCAACGCCAAGGCCGTGTTCGTGGAGGAAGGCGACATCGGGACGTACACGGtgctcgccgccgacgaccCCCGCGCCGAGAACAAGACGCTGTACATCAAGCCGCCGGCCAACACGCTGTCGCACAACGAGCTCGTGGACCTGTGGGAGAAGAAGACCGGCAAGACGTTCGAGCGCGTGTACATCCCCGAGGAAGCCGTGCTCAAGCAGATCCAAG AGTCGCCGATGCCGCTGAACATCATCCTGGCGATCGGGCACGCGGCGTACGTGAGGGGGGAGCAGGCAGGCTTCGAGATCGATCCGGCGAAGGGGGTGGACGCAAGCGAGCTGTACCCCGACGTCAAGTAcaccaccgtcgatgagtacctCAACAGGTTCCTTTGA